The following proteins come from a genomic window of Syngnathus acus chromosome 15, fSynAcu1.2, whole genome shotgun sequence:
- the znf503 gene encoding zinc finger protein 503 isoform X2, producing MLTARSGHILHPEYLQPLPSTPVSPIELDAKKSPLALLAQTCSQIGKPDPPPSSKLSSVASNGSSDKDSKCGPLKMSDIGADDKSSFKPYSKPSDKKDSSGGGGGSDKSGFRVPSATCQPFTPRTGSPNSSSSASPMPAEGKCGERDDKKDSDCGKSGADGGSATSSHSRISVSCGGINVEVNQHQETTHGPKTSTSSSASESSPVTSVSSASVLGSGLVAPVSPYKPGQTVFPLPPAGMTYPGGLAGAYAGYPQHFMPHGGSLVNAQLASSLGCSKAGSSPLAGASPPSIMSASLCRDPYCLSYHCASHLAGAAGASCTHESAAAAAAAANALKSSYPLMYPTHPIHGVHPSAPSFSGHPLYPYGFMLPNDPLPHVCNWVSANGPCDKRFSTSEELLNHLRTHTAFTGAEKLISGYPGSSSLASAAAAAAMACHMHMPPSAPGSPGTLALRSPHHALGLSGRYHPYSKSPLPTPGAPVPVPAATGPYYSPYALYGQRLTTASALGYQ from the exons ATGCTCACCGCACGCTCGGGACACATCTTGCACCCGGAGTATCTGCAACCTTTGCCATCCACCCCCGTAAGCCCAATCGAG CTGGATGCCAAGAAGAGTCCCCTGGCTCTCCTAGCGCAGACGTGCTCCCAGATCGGCAAGCCGGACCCGCCGCCCTCCTCTAAGCTCTCCTCCGTCGCCTCCAATGGATCTAGCGACAAGGATTCTAAATGCGGCCCGCTGAAGATGAGCGACATCGGCGCGGACGACAAGTCCAGTTTCAAGCCCTACTCCAAGCCGTCCGACAAGAAAGATTCgtcgggcggcggcggcggatcGGACAAATCTGGTTTCCGAGTGCCGAGCGCCACCTGTCAGCCGTTCACGCCGCGCACAGGCAGTCCCAACTCGAGCTCCTCCGCCTCCCCCATGCCGGCGGAGGGCAAGTGCGGGGAGCGGGACGACAAGAAGGACTCGGACTGCGGAAAAAGCGGCGCGGACGGCGGCTCGGCCACGTCCAGCCACAGCCGGATAAGCGTGAGTTGCGGTGGGATTAACGTGGAGGTAAACCAGCACCAGGAAACCACGCACGGCCCCAAgacctccacttcctcctccgcGTCGGAGTCCTCCCCGGTTACGTCCGTGTCCTCGGCGTCGGTGCTCGGCTCCGGGCTGGTTGCGCCCGTGTCCCCTTACAAGCCGGGTCAAACCGTGTTCCCGCTGCCCCCAGCGGGCATGACGTACCCGGGCGGCTTGGCCGGGGCCTACGCGGGCTATCCGCAACACTTCATGCCGCACGGAGGCAGCCTGGTGAACGCGCAGCTGGCCAGCTCTTTGGGCTGCAGCAAGGCCGGCTCCAGCCCTCTGGCCGGAGCCTCCCCACCCTCCATCATGTCGGCAAGCCTGTGCAGAGACCCTTACTGCCTCAGCTATCACTGCGCCAGCCACTTAGCGGGCGCGGCTGGGGCGTCGTGCACGCACGAGTCGGCGGCGGCCGCGGCTGCCGCAGCCAACGCGCTCAAGTCCAGCTACCCCCTCATGTACCCCACGCATCCCATCCACGGAGTGCACCCGTCAGCCCCCTCGTTCAGCGGACACCCTTTGTACCCGTACGGCTTTATGCTGCCCAACGATCCCCTGCCGCACGTGTGCAACTGGGTGTCGGCCAACGGACCGTGCGACAAGCGTTTCTCCACCTCGGAGGAGCTCCTGAACCACCTGAGGACACACACCGCGTTCACCGGGGCCGAGAAGCTCATCTCCGGCTACCCGGGCTCCTCCTCGCTGGCCAGcgcggctgctgctgcggccATGGCCTGTCACATGCACATGCCGCCGTCGGCCCCCGGCAGCCCCGGGACTTTGGCTCTGAGAAGCCCTCACCACGCACTGGGACTCAGCGGTCGCTACCATCCGTACTCTAAAAGCCCGCTGCCCACCCCCGGCGCTCCAGTCCCAGTCCCCGCGGCCACCGGCCCCTACTACTCCCCTTACGCACTGTACGGTCAGAGACTCACCACAGCATCTGCGCTTGGATATCAGTGA
- the znf503 gene encoding zinc finger protein 503 isoform X1, which translates to MSTSPSAYVLTNLGELSAAWERASRRGSSDSDEPASSLFLHKQQQPQPQQQQPRQKQQHSAPPSDPLRQAKRLPVKVLKMLTARSGHILHPEYLQPLPSTPVSPIELDAKKSPLALLAQTCSQIGKPDPPPSSKLSSVASNGSSDKDSKCGPLKMSDIGADDKSSFKPYSKPSDKKDSSGGGGGSDKSGFRVPSATCQPFTPRTGSPNSSSSASPMPAEGKCGERDDKKDSDCGKSGADGGSATSSHSRISVSCGGINVEVNQHQETTHGPKTSTSSSASESSPVTSVSSASVLGSGLVAPVSPYKPGQTVFPLPPAGMTYPGGLAGAYAGYPQHFMPHGGSLVNAQLASSLGCSKAGSSPLAGASPPSIMSASLCRDPYCLSYHCASHLAGAAGASCTHESAAAAAAAANALKSSYPLMYPTHPIHGVHPSAPSFSGHPLYPYGFMLPNDPLPHVCNWVSANGPCDKRFSTSEELLNHLRTHTAFTGAEKLISGYPGSSSLASAAAAAAMACHMHMPPSAPGSPGTLALRSPHHALGLSGRYHPYSKSPLPTPGAPVPVPAATGPYYSPYALYGQRLTTASALGYQ; encoded by the exons ATGAGCACGTCGCCCTCGGCGTATGTCCTGACGAATCTCGGTGAGTTGAGCGCAGCCTGGGAGCGAGCCAGTCGTCGGGGAAGCAGCGATAGCGACGAGCCGGCCTCTTCTCTCTTCCTCcacaagcagcagcagccgcagccgcagcagcagcagccgaggcagaagcagcagcactcGGCGCCGCCGTCAGACCCGCTACGGCAAGCCAAGCGACTTCCAGTGAAGGTTTTGAAAATGCTCACCGCACGCTCGGGACACATCTTGCACCCGGAGTATCTGCAACCTTTGCCATCCACCCCCGTAAGCCCAATCGAG CTGGATGCCAAGAAGAGTCCCCTGGCTCTCCTAGCGCAGACGTGCTCCCAGATCGGCAAGCCGGACCCGCCGCCCTCCTCTAAGCTCTCCTCCGTCGCCTCCAATGGATCTAGCGACAAGGATTCTAAATGCGGCCCGCTGAAGATGAGCGACATCGGCGCGGACGACAAGTCCAGTTTCAAGCCCTACTCCAAGCCGTCCGACAAGAAAGATTCgtcgggcggcggcggcggatcGGACAAATCTGGTTTCCGAGTGCCGAGCGCCACCTGTCAGCCGTTCACGCCGCGCACAGGCAGTCCCAACTCGAGCTCCTCCGCCTCCCCCATGCCGGCGGAGGGCAAGTGCGGGGAGCGGGACGACAAGAAGGACTCGGACTGCGGAAAAAGCGGCGCGGACGGCGGCTCGGCCACGTCCAGCCACAGCCGGATAAGCGTGAGTTGCGGTGGGATTAACGTGGAGGTAAACCAGCACCAGGAAACCACGCACGGCCCCAAgacctccacttcctcctccgcGTCGGAGTCCTCCCCGGTTACGTCCGTGTCCTCGGCGTCGGTGCTCGGCTCCGGGCTGGTTGCGCCCGTGTCCCCTTACAAGCCGGGTCAAACCGTGTTCCCGCTGCCCCCAGCGGGCATGACGTACCCGGGCGGCTTGGCCGGGGCCTACGCGGGCTATCCGCAACACTTCATGCCGCACGGAGGCAGCCTGGTGAACGCGCAGCTGGCCAGCTCTTTGGGCTGCAGCAAGGCCGGCTCCAGCCCTCTGGCCGGAGCCTCCCCACCCTCCATCATGTCGGCAAGCCTGTGCAGAGACCCTTACTGCCTCAGCTATCACTGCGCCAGCCACTTAGCGGGCGCGGCTGGGGCGTCGTGCACGCACGAGTCGGCGGCGGCCGCGGCTGCCGCAGCCAACGCGCTCAAGTCCAGCTACCCCCTCATGTACCCCACGCATCCCATCCACGGAGTGCACCCGTCAGCCCCCTCGTTCAGCGGACACCCTTTGTACCCGTACGGCTTTATGCTGCCCAACGATCCCCTGCCGCACGTGTGCAACTGGGTGTCGGCCAACGGACCGTGCGACAAGCGTTTCTCCACCTCGGAGGAGCTCCTGAACCACCTGAGGACACACACCGCGTTCACCGGGGCCGAGAAGCTCATCTCCGGCTACCCGGGCTCCTCCTCGCTGGCCAGcgcggctgctgctgcggccATGGCCTGTCACATGCACATGCCGCCGTCGGCCCCCGGCAGCCCCGGGACTTTGGCTCTGAGAAGCCCTCACCACGCACTGGGACTCAGCGGTCGCTACCATCCGTACTCTAAAAGCCCGCTGCCCACCCCCGGCGCTCCAGTCCCAGTCCCCGCGGCCACCGGCCCCTACTACTCCCCTTACGCACTGTACGGTCAGAGACTCACCACAGCATCTGCGCTTGGATATCAGTGA